A stretch of the Poseidonibacter parvus genome encodes the following:
- a CDS encoding FKBP-type peptidyl-prolyl cis-trans isomerase: MPIEINQTVKILFEVRINGELVDGSRSEKPFEFSYGVGQLIPGLERRIINMKAGEAASFRVPAAEAYGEYNPSAIQVLPIEDFAGIEDLKVGMQIQGEDENAEPIQLIVKEINEKEVIIDLNHPLAGKDIDYKVKIDSLL, translated from the coding sequence ATGCCTATTGAAATAAATCAAACAGTAAAGATTTTATTTGAGGTTAGAATTAATGGAGAATTAGTTGATGGAAGTAGAAGTGAAAAACCTTTTGAATTTTCTTATGGAGTTGGTCAGTTAATACCCGGACTTGAAAGAAGAATTATAAATATGAAAGCGGGAGAAGCTGCAAGTTTTAGAGTCCCAGCTGCTGAAGCTTATGGAGAATATAACCCAAGTGCGATTCAAGTTTTACCAATTGAAGATTTTGCAGGTATAGAAGATTTAAAAGTTGGAATGCAAATACAAGGTGAAGATGAAAATGCAGAACCCATTCAGTTAATAGTAAAAGAGATAAATGAAAAAGAAGTAATTATTGATTTAAATCATCCTTTAGCAGGTAAAGATATAGATTATAAAGTTAAAATTGATTCCTTGTTATAA
- the mrdA gene encoding penicillin-binding protein 2 → MTNRLNLIFIFIFVIMITLLSRVYFLSIKSNTYYEELSKRNYISRVKKIPVRGIIEDRNGNKLAVNQMGFSILIKPHLKSKKNKEKLNDAIDLIVEHFPKQEKKKLLRAYNRKDSAYNHDFVKVVDYLPYQEFFPKYTLFSSKDTIKVESAVKRFYPYRKAASHVIGYVGKASRLDILKNELSAHNGIIGKNGLEKFYNDKLQGEIGYKDVKVNALNKEIETLDEKEPSIDNSIKISLDIELQKYIQKIFGKRSGAIIVMDANNGEILSATSMPEFDNNIFASGISVKEWNIMRNDLNHPFTNKLINGLYPPGSIIKMGVALSFLENGLDENFTVQCSGSIRIGNRNFRCWKSSGHGKVTFRKAIRESCDDFFYKGSLEVGINKISQTLDKFGFGKQTGVDQVNEFFGVNPNKLWKQKKFKQPWYVGETVITSIGQGNMLVTPMQMARYTAFLATGKLPKPHFYKANYEEPEDLKIPEKELSMLRQGMHDVTHHAKGTATRHIKSKITIAGKTGTAQVVSIPQSEKVRMKESELKYFHRSHAWLTTYGPYKNPKYVVTALVEHGGHGGEAAGGIVSKIYDKLYEMEYIKSRD, encoded by the coding sequence TTGACTAATAGATTAAACCTAATTTTTATTTTTATTTTTGTAATTATGATTACTCTTTTATCAAGAGTATATTTTTTAAGTATTAAATCAAATACTTATTATGAAGAGTTATCAAAAAGAAATTATATAAGTAGAGTTAAGAAAATTCCTGTTCGTGGTATTATTGAAGATAGAAATGGCAATAAGTTAGCTGTAAATCAAATGGGATTCTCAATTTTGATAAAACCTCATTTAAAATCTAAAAAAAATAAAGAAAAATTAAATGATGCAATAGATTTAATAGTAGAACATTTTCCAAAACAAGAAAAGAAAAAACTTTTAAGAGCCTATAACAGAAAAGATTCAGCATACAATCATGATTTTGTAAAAGTAGTAGATTATCTGCCATATCAAGAGTTTTTCCCAAAATACACTCTATTTTCATCAAAAGATACTATTAAAGTAGAGTCTGCTGTAAAGAGATTTTATCCATATAGAAAAGCAGCTTCTCATGTTATTGGTTATGTTGGAAAAGCTTCAAGATTAGATATTTTAAAAAATGAACTCTCAGCTCATAACGGAATAATTGGTAAAAATGGTTTAGAAAAATTCTATAATGATAAGCTTCAAGGGGAAATTGGTTACAAAGATGTAAAGGTAAATGCTTTAAATAAAGAGATTGAAACTTTAGATGAAAAAGAACCTTCAATTGATAATAGTATAAAAATTTCACTTGATATTGAACTTCAAAAATATATACAAAAGATATTTGGTAAAAGAAGTGGTGCTATTATAGTTATGGATGCAAATAATGGTGAAATTTTATCTGCTACATCTATGCCTGAATTTGATAATAATATTTTTGCATCAGGAATTTCCGTAAAAGAGTGGAATATCATGAGAAATGATTTAAATCATCCTTTTACAAACAAACTAATAAATGGATTATATCCTCCTGGATCTATTATAAAAATGGGTGTTGCATTATCTTTCTTAGAAAATGGTTTAGATGAAAACTTTACTGTTCAATGTTCTGGTTCTATACGAATTGGAAATAGAAATTTTAGATGTTGGAAAAGTTCAGGTCATGGAAAAGTGACTTTTAGAAAAGCAATAAGAGAGAGTTGTGATGATTTCTTTTATAAAGGAAGTTTAGAAGTAGGTATTAATAAAATATCTCAAACATTAGATAAATTTGGTTTTGGTAAGCAAACAGGAGTTGACCAAGTAAATGAGTTTTTTGGTGTAAACCCAAATAAATTATGGAAACAAAAGAAGTTCAAACAACCTTGGTATGTAGGTGAGACTGTAATTACGTCAATAGGTCAAGGGAATATGCTTGTAACTCCAATGCAAATGGCAAGATATACTGCATTTTTAGCTACAGGAAAACTTCCAAAACCACACTTTTATAAAGCAAATTATGAAGAACCTGAAGATTTAAAAATACCAGAAAAAGAGCTTAGTATGCTAAGACAAGGGATGCATGATGTAACACATCATGCTAAAGGAACTGCAACAAGACATATAAAATCAAAAATTACAATTGCAGGGAAAACAGGAACAGCTCAGGTTGTAAGTATTCCACAGTCTGAGAAAGTAAGAATGAAAGAAAGTGAACTGAAATACTTTCATAGATCACACGCTTGGCTTACTACTTATGGTCCTTATAAAAACCCCAAATATGTTGTAACTGCATTAGTTGAACATGGAGGTCATGGTGGTGAAGCTGCAGGTGGAATTGTTAGTAAAATATATGACAAACTTTATGAGATGGAATATATCAAAAGTAGAGACTAA
- the fliP gene encoding flagellar type III secretion system pore protein FliP (The bacterial flagellar biogenesis protein FliP forms a type III secretion system (T3SS)-type pore required for flagellar assembly.), translated as MKLLLTLLLFTVYAFAEDTAPIVNLSVAALDDPAQFVKTINIAIILTLFVLAPSLILMVTSFTRIVIVFSLLRQAMGLQTTPPTQIVISLALILTIFIMEPYAKKSWEDGVAPYMEKKIGYELAFERGIKPFKEFMIKNTRESDIALFYRIKKEPNPKNIDDVPLTLLMPAFIVSELRTAFEIGFLIFLPFLVIDIIVASILMSLGMMMLPPVMISLPIKIIFFIVIDGWQLIIGNLAQSFK; from the coding sequence TTGAAACTATTATTAACATTATTACTTTTTACTGTATATGCATTTGCAGAAGATACAGCACCTATTGTAAATCTTTCAGTTGCAGCACTTGATGATCCTGCACAATTTGTAAAAACAATCAATATTGCAATTATTTTAACTCTATTTGTACTAGCACCTTCACTTATTTTAATGGTAACATCGTTTACTAGAATCGTAATTGTTTTTTCACTGCTTAGACAAGCAATGGGACTTCAAACTACACCACCAACTCAAATTGTAATTTCTCTTGCTTTGATATTAACTATTTTTATTATGGAACCTTATGCAAAGAAATCTTGGGAAGATGGTGTTGCTCCTTATATGGAAAAAAAGATTGGTTATGAGTTAGCTTTTGAGCGAGGAATTAAGCCTTTTAAAGAGTTTATGATAAAAAATACAAGAGAATCAGACATTGCCCTATTTTACCGTATTAAAAAAGAACCAAATCCTAAAAATATCGATGATGTGCCATTAACTCTTTTAATGCCTGCATTTATTGTAAGTGAGCTTAGGACTGCCTTTGAAATAGGCTTTTTGATATTTTTACCATTCTTAGTAATAGACATTATTGTAGCTTCCATTTTAATGTCTCTAGGGATGATGATGTTACCGCCTGTTATGATATCCTTACCTATAAAAATCATCTTCTTTATTGTAATAGATGGATGGCAGTTAATTATTGGAAATCTAGCCCAATCGTTTAAGTGA
- a CDS encoding PKD domain-containing protein, whose product MKKIFLLTTILAGSLFSATFNVSTTPELRTALSTASTNGENDTIILADGTYKTTDDGEGTFVFLNQDCKNISLRGSDDNETFLDGNSTNRVIEFLGECQSNIHIEKLSIQNGNGNNSGAAGIYSTHDISITSSTINNNINAFVGGIQAKNIIIRNSKILNNIGDNTGGVYTEYSKNFEIYDSNISNNKATSTHTGSNATGGLKNVDKVFNCYFESNEVSTTNANAAVSATTIENSYFINNKGPQSSYTGTGNLYNSIVKDNDNIGFAGNSINSLFINNSTGLKLWDDVSIGNIFIDNQTAIQTLGSATIKNTFFSNETYDIFNGSDSSFPTVLFSNLNSEKVMGSFVENYHTIYTTLGFVDEDNGDYHLTPTSDLIDAGTTTIEGLNLPTTDLDGKARIVGASIDIGPYEFSTTRPTINSFTYTGNTQELNELTFTTNYTLTDGRYINSVSYDFENNETWTTSNTHTYNTAGTYTVKVKITDSEGEFSIQSKEIIITELDFASMTNEQKLIKAIDSQYYDEIIAIISDKESTSTSSGITTGENNVTSDPSSYNLITKAQSDSLVSLSQTSGYNDGLIAGKQYAQDNLAEFNLVTTTTRDADVQAATTSGITTGKQYVQDNLTEFNLITKTASDIAIASAITTGQANVTANPSTFGLITIADKDTAVSSAVEQGKQIVLSSPSSFGLELKEPLTKAKIDALSSGWHNISSPSEIMDLTIFDNASIVWIFNSTSNSWEAYSSNSTYIKQIENDSTIKLATKINAAAGIWVLK is encoded by the coding sequence ATGAAAAAGATATTTTTATTAACAACTATATTAGCTGGATCTTTATTCTCAGCAACATTCAATGTAAGTACAACACCAGAGCTTAGAACTGCACTTAGCACTGCTTCTACAAATGGTGAGAATGATACTATTATTTTAGCTGATGGTACTTATAAGACTACAGATGATGGAGAGGGTACATTTGTCTTTTTAAATCAAGATTGTAAAAATATATCCTTAAGAGGAAGTGATGATAATGAAACTTTTTTAGATGGTAATTCAACAAATAGAGTTATAGAATTCTTAGGTGAATGTCAAAGTAATATTCATATAGAAAAACTTAGTATTCAAAATGGTAATGGCAATAATAGTGGTGCTGCAGGTATTTATTCTACACACGATATTTCTATAACTTCAAGTACCATAAATAATAATATAAATGCATTTGTAGGTGGCATACAAGCTAAAAATATTATAATTAGAAATTCAAAAATTTTAAATAATATAGGAGATAATACAGGAGGGGTATATACTGAATATAGTAAAAATTTTGAGATATATGATTCTAATATTTCTAATAATAAAGCTACATCAACTCACACTGGGTCAAATGCTACTGGTGGTTTGAAGAATGTAGATAAAGTTTTTAATTGTTATTTTGAATCTAATGAAGTTTCTACAACTAATGCTAATGCAGCAGTTAGCGCTACAACTATAGAAAATTCTTATTTTATTAATAATAAAGGACCACAAAGTTCATATACTGGTACAGGTAATTTATATAATTCTATTGTAAAGGACAATGATAACATTGGATTTGCTGGTAACTCTATTAATAGTCTTTTTATTAATAACTCAACAGGATTGAAATTATGGGATGATGTCTCAATTGGGAATATTTTTATAGATAATCAAACAGCTATACAGACACTTGGTTCTGCAACAATTAAAAATACATTTTTTAGTAATGAAACTTATGATATTTTCAATGGATCAGATTCTAGCTTTCCAACAGTCTTGTTTAGTAATCTCAACTCCGAAAAAGTTATGGGTTCATTTGTTGAAAATTATCATACAATCTATACCACACTAGGCTTTGTAGATGAAGACAATGGAGATTATCATTTAACTCCAACATCAGACCTAATAGATGCAGGAACTACGACTATAGAAGGGCTCAATCTACCTACAACAGACCTAGATGGAAAGGCCAGAATAGTTGGAGCTAGTATTGATATAGGACCATATGAGTTTAGTACAACAAGACCAACTATTAATTCATTTACATACACTGGTAATACGCAAGAATTAAACGAACTTACTTTCACTACAAATTACACTTTAACAGATGGAAGATATATAAACAGTGTATCTTATGACTTTGAAAACAATGAGACATGGACAACATCAAATACTCATACTTACAATACTGCTGGAACTTATACAGTAAAAGTAAAAATTACAGATAGTGAAGGCGAATTCTCAATACAATCAAAAGAAATCATAATTACTGAACTTGACTTTGCAAGTATGACAAATGAACAGAAGCTGATAAAAGCTATTGACTCTCAATATTATGATGAAATAATAGCTATTATAAGTGATAAAGAATCTACATCTACAAGTTCAGGAATAACAACAGGTGAAAATAACGTAACTTCCGATCCTTCATCATATAATTTAATTACTAAAGCACAATCTGATAGCTTAGTTTCTTTATCTCAAACAAGTGGATACAATGATGGATTAATCGCTGGTAAACAATATGCACAAGATAACTTAGCTGAATTTAATCTAGTAACTACAACAACAAGAGATGCTGATGTTCAAGCTGCAACTACTTCTGGAATTACAACTGGTAAACAATATGTTCAAGACAACTTAACTGAGTTTAATTTAATTACAAAAACAGCTAGTGATATAGCAATTGCTAGTGCTATTACAACTGGTCAAGCTAATGTTACAGCCAATCCATCTACATTTGGACTTATTACTATTGCTGACAAAGATACAGCTGTTAGTAGTGCAGTAGAACAAGGTAAACAGATAGTTCTTTCAAGTCCATCATCATTTGGATTAGAATTAAAAGAACCATTAACAAAAGCTAAAATAGATGCTCTTTCAAGTGGTTGGCATAATATTTCAAGTCCTAGTGAAATTATGGACTTAACAATATTTGATAATGCTTCAATAGTATGGATTTTTAATAGTACAAGTAACTCATGGGAAGCTTATTCATCAAATAGTACGTATATAAAACAAATAGAAAATGATTCAACTATAAAACTAGCTACAAAAATAAATGCTGCTGCTGGTATTTGGGTATTAAAATAA
- a CDS encoding EAL domain-containing protein, producing MNDENEFSINISIIDILNKSFSEYLIKKIQEHNIGSKLVLEIVEQENIDDYDEFYSFLKKVKSLGCKIAVDDFGSGYSNFDYIIKMSEYIDYLKIDGSLIKNIVDDEKSLLLIQSIIFLCAKLDIKTIAEYVENKDIQDLLTELGIDYSQGYYIAKPSGDLI from the coding sequence ATAAATGATGAAAATGAATTTTCAATAAACATAAGTATCATTGATATTTTAAATAAAAGTTTTTCAGAATATTTGATAAAAAAAATACAAGAACATAATATTGGTTCAAAACTAGTTCTTGAAATAGTTGAGCAAGAAAATATAGATGATTATGATGAGTTTTATTCATTTTTGAAAAAAGTTAAATCTTTAGGTTGTAAAATTGCAGTTGATGATTTTGGAAGTGGTTACTCAAACTTTGATTATATAATTAAAATGAGTGAATATATTGATTATCTAAAGATTGATGGTTCATTAATCAAAAATATAGTTGATGATGAAAAGTCATTACTTTTAATACAAAGTATTATCTTCTTATGTGCTAAGTTAGATATTAAAACAATAGCTGAATATGTAGAAAATAAAGATATACAAGATTTACTTACAGAACTTGGAATTGATTATTCACAAGGCTATTATATAGCAAAACCAAGTGGTGATTTAATTTAA
- a CDS encoding omptin family outer membrane protease translates to MKKTLLISTTILSLSANNNYIPISKISKDKQAEYKFSKLNNNTVVNKKEVTQKIIIEDNQEYTRVSKLKDETFFNNKNTKIKLSLSDFNSKSEQYIYNGPNDRKISQLTWEANNVKLLGFGIEHKTKDLGLYFNYKTNIKDGNGVMDDYDWLYDSQPNTWTDWSHHDNTVVEDVNILDLGINKEFTIYDKTKLIMSLGYKWEKQLFKAYDGSYIYSGSDLPSELRAYTGTFSGKGITYEQVYKGFYLGAELEKKYKDLYFILNTKYTPNMQVEFTDTHHMRVPSFTDYTSFNDTSMLSLGLGIDYNMHRNQILSFSYDYTKYFYKRGDRVRSYVTGYNWELPGTVGVESENNLINLEYKYRFFL, encoded by the coding sequence GTGAAAAAAACCTTACTAATAAGTACTACAATACTAAGCTTAAGTGCAAATAATAATTATATACCTATAAGTAAAATTTCAAAAGATAAGCAAGCAGAGTATAAATTTTCAAAACTAAATAATAATACAGTTGTTAATAAAAAAGAAGTGACACAAAAAATAATCATTGAAGATAATCAAGAGTACACAAGGGTTTCTAAACTAAAAGATGAAACATTCTTCAATAATAAAAATACAAAGATAAAACTATCCTTATCAGATTTTAATTCTAAATCAGAACAATACATTTACAACGGACCAAATGATCGAAAAATAAGTCAATTAACATGGGAAGCAAATAATGTAAAACTTCTTGGATTTGGAATTGAACACAAGACTAAAGACTTAGGTTTATATTTTAATTATAAAACAAATATTAAAGATGGCAATGGTGTAATGGATGATTATGATTGGTTATATGATTCCCAACCAAATACTTGGACAGATTGGTCACATCATGATAATACAGTAGTAGAAGATGTTAACATCCTAGATTTAGGAATAAATAAAGAATTTACTATCTATGATAAAACAAAACTAATAATGAGCCTAGGTTATAAATGGGAAAAACAACTTTTTAAAGCTTATGATGGTTCTTATATTTATTCAGGTTCAGATTTACCTTCTGAATTACGAGCTTATACTGGTACATTTAGTGGAAAAGGTATAACTTATGAACAAGTATACAAAGGGTTTTATTTAGGTGCAGAACTAGAAAAAAAGTATAAAGATTTATATTTTATACTAAATACAAAATACACACCTAACATGCAAGTTGAATTTACAGATACACATCATATGAGAGTTCCATCATTTACTGATTATACTTCATTTAATGACACATCAATGCTATCTTTAGGTCTTGGGATTGATTATAATATGCATAGGAATCAAATACTATCTTTTTCATACGACTATACAAAATATTTTTATAAAAGAGGAGATAGAGTAAGATCATATGTAACAGGTTATAATTGGGAACTTCCAGGAACAGTTGGAGTTGAAAGTGAAAATAATCTAATTAATTTAGAATATAAATATAGATTTTTTCTTTAA
- a CDS encoding TerB family tellurite resistance protein, with the protein MKLKKWIFISILLVIFYYAFIVNTLVTLSVIFGLYIAFKVYKFYSKFKLNKLVNSKELFRQNELGLFIALVAKVAKADGRVQELEAQLISNMFDDISKLFNEKEKARAIMKEIFNEEKLKVGDTEQLAQALNKKLGRTLLKRRQFMGFLIQLAFVDNGISSDEDKVLREIAQHLNITSQAYDNMVQKFENMKNAKAQTMSIEEAYKVLGVNPSDDMNTIKKQYRKLVRQYHPDIISSQDKDESYLEEATAKTQEINQAYQVIKDKFK; encoded by the coding sequence ATGAAATTAAAAAAATGGATATTTATATCAATATTATTAGTAATATTTTACTATGCATTTATTGTAAATACCCTTGTAACACTATCAGTGATTTTTGGACTTTATATTGCTTTTAAAGTATATAAATTTTATTCAAAATTTAAATTAAATAAGTTAGTTAATTCAAAAGAGTTATTTAGACAAAATGAATTAGGACTTTTTATTGCACTTGTTGCAAAAGTTGCAAAAGCAGACGGCCGAGTTCAAGAATTAGAAGCTCAACTTATTAGTAATATGTTTGATGATATTTCAAAGCTTTTTAATGAAAAAGAAAAAGCAAGAGCTATTATGAAAGAGATTTTCAATGAAGAAAAATTAAAAGTTGGCGATACAGAACAATTAGCCCAAGCTTTAAATAAAAAACTAGGAAGAACACTACTTAAAAGAAGACAATTTATGGGCTTCTTAATACAGTTAGCTTTTGTTGATAATGGAATTAGTAGCGATGAAGACAAAGTATTACGTGAAATTGCTCAACATTTAAATATAACTTCTCAAGCTTATGACAACATGGTTCAAAAGTTTGAAAATATGAAAAATGCAAAAGCTCAAACTATGAGTATTGAAGAAGCATATAAGGTTTTAGGTGTAAATCCTAGTGATGATATGAATACTATCAAAAAGCAATACAGAAAGCTAGTTAGACAGTATCATCCTGATATTATAAGTTCACAAGATAAAGATGAATCATATTTAGAAGAAGCAACTGCTAAAACTCAAGAAATAAACCAAGCATATCAAGTTATTAAAGATAAATTTAAATAA
- a CDS encoding Ig-like domain-containing protein, translated as MKILNSLILSTITAGLLIGCGGGGSDGSSSSSITSSTGTLIDNTVSGVKYINGSDTGFTDTDGKFPYTSGLVEFYLGGIKIGELNSMTSDNKVFLQDLIGLERTNTTDSKLLKIANLLQSLDSDPLTDEIEILKSDFDKFESSTQSIDALDVNTVLTNNGFTPLSDEDVKTHIENSLKQFGEISDTTEPELISSSIVNGTFGVSIKQSIVLTFSETIPKEYITNEYFILTNDLNSSNVDIKIEAKNKVITITPRSDLDYSQSYEFVISSKLKDFAGNTLSNDGGNTDILIEFLVQDEPDTIAPVFTSQSSISVDENQTSALTVTATDNSSIIYGLSGLDATSFRINSITGEISFIISPDYETKNLYSIDAIATDSSNNQSTQNITLHINDVNEIIPDTTAPTLSSTNKTFRTIVGTSLAYESVTATDNNDNITVSSHEIVDFNTAGIYEIEYSATDSSSNKSSIIHTYEVYDIVNSDITGKTWLDRNIGAKEVCNDISNIYNCIGDYFQWGRSSDGHEKTSSPISSSYSGPLATTLYNLDNTFIRSDSDWIIGGVDSDGSLRSDFWSQTDGTSVCPSGFRIPTNEELRFELVTEDIRINTSSIYSMVLGKTDVFNSFLKLPSGGMRWRQSGTVLQFGHYGYYWTNKGMLYFSDDLISSMSKATDYARGMNIRCIKDDAIVYEPNDYSSILPMEEVGSSKSISSATINTTTTVTLAAGSQLYFKVSNILNRNFIVNKFEIKSYYNNVETIRSSTSDLALLNNGILEPYESIQLGYTLNNNETANYWTGIYTLVDSYTNETITRSFIWDGTNY; from the coding sequence GTGAAAATATTAAATAGTTTAATTTTATCAACAATAACTGCAGGTCTATTAATAGGATGTGGAGGTGGAGGTAGTGATGGAAGTAGTTCTTCTTCTATCACATCTAGTACAGGAACTCTAATTGATAATACTGTTTCAGGTGTTAAATATATAAATGGTTCAGATACAGGCTTTACTGATACAGATGGTAAATTTCCATATACATCTGGTTTAGTAGAATTTTACTTAGGTGGAATAAAAATTGGAGAGTTAAACTCTATGACTTCTGATAATAAAGTCTTTCTTCAAGATTTAATTGGACTTGAAAGAACAAATACTACTGATTCTAAATTACTTAAAATAGCTAATTTACTTCAATCATTAGATTCTGATCCTTTAACAGATGAAATTGAAATTTTAAAGAGTGATTTTGATAAGTTTGAAAGTTCAACACAAAGTATTGATGCACTTGATGTGAATACAGTTCTTACTAATAATGGATTTACTCCACTATCAGATGAAGATGTAAAAACACATATTGAGAATTCTTTAAAACAATTTGGTGAGATATCAGATACTACTGAACCTGAATTAATTAGTAGTTCAATTGTAAATGGAACTTTTGGTGTATCGATTAAACAATCAATAGTATTAACATTTTCAGAAACTATTCCAAAAGAATATATTACAAATGAATATTTTATATTAACAAATGATTTAAATAGTTCTAATGTTGATATAAAAATAGAAGCTAAAAATAAAGTAATTACAATAACACCAAGAAGTGACTTAGATTATTCTCAATCTTATGAATTTGTAATTAGTTCAAAACTAAAAGATTTTGCAGGAAATACTTTATCAAATGATGGTGGGAATACTGATATTTTAATTGAATTTTTAGTTCAAGATGAACCAGATACTATAGCTCCAGTATTTACTTCACAATCAAGTATAAGTGTTGATGAAAATCAAACCTCAGCGTTAACAGTTACAGCTACAGATAATTCATCAATAATATATGGATTAAGTGGTTTAGATGCCACTTCCTTTCGTATAAATTCAATCACTGGGGAGATATCTTTTATTATTTCACCTGACTATGAAACAAAGAATTTATATTCTATTGATGCAATAGCTACTGACAGTTCCAATAATCAATCAACTCAAAATATCACTCTTCATATCAATGATGTTAATGAGATTATTCCAGATACAACAGCTCCAACTTTAAGTAGTACAAATAAGACATTTAGAACTATAGTTGGAACTTCTTTAGCTTATGAGAGTGTTACAGCAACTGATAATAATGACAACATTACCGTTTCATCACATGAAATAGTTGATTTTAATACTGCAGGAATATATGAAATAGAATATAGTGCTACTGACTCTTCCTCTAATAAATCTTCTATTATACATACCTATGAGGTTTATGATATAGTAAATTCAGACATAACTGGAAAAACTTGGTTAGATAGAAATATTGGAGCAAAAGAAGTTTGTAATGACATTTCAAATATCTATAATTGTATTGGTGATTACTTCCAATGGGGTAGATCTTCTGATGGACATGAGAAAACTTCAAGTCCTATATCTTCTTCATATTCTGGACCATTAGCTACAACATTATATAATTTAGATAATACATTCATTCGTTCTGATAGTGATTGGATTATAGGAGGTGTAGATAGTGATGGATCACTACGAAGTGATTTTTGGTCGCAAACTGATGGTACTTCTGTTTGTCCTTCTGGATTTAGAATTCCTACAAATGAAGAGCTTAGATTTGAATTAGTAACAGAAGACATTAGAATAAATACAAGTTCTATTTATTCAATGGTACTAGGAAAAACTGATGTCTTTAATAGTTTTCTTAAGTTACCAAGTGGTGGTATGAGATGGAGACAAAGTGGTACAGTATTACAGTTTGGGCATTATGGATATTATTGGACAAATAAAGGAATGTTATATTTTTCAGATGATCTAATATCGTCTATGAGTAAAGCGACAGATTATGCAAGAGGTATGAATATTAGATGTATTAAAGATGATGCCATAGTATATGAACCAAATGATTATTCTTCTATCTTACCAATGGAGGAAGTTGGTTCTTCAAAAAGTATTTCTTCTGCAACAATCAATACTACAACTACTGTTACATTAGCGGCAGGTAGTCAATTATACTTTAAAGTATCCAATATCTTAAATAGAAATTTCATTGTAAACAAATTCGAAATAAAAAGCTATTATAACAATGTCGAAACAATAAGATCTTCAACAAGTGATTTAGCTTTACTTAATAATGGAATATTAGAACCTTATGAATCTATTCAATTAGGATATACATTAAACAATAATGAAACAGCAAACTATTGGACTGGTATTTATACATTAGTTGATAGCTATACAAATGAAACTATTACAAGAAGTTTTATTTGGGATGGAACCAACTATTAA